The Williamsia sp. DF01-3 genome has a window encoding:
- a CDS encoding M24 family metallopeptidase — MYLGSQLFTDAEYEQRLAAVRKVMDRQGLSAIIVTDPANIFYLIGYNAWSFYTPQMLFVPMDGDMVFFARDMDARGAHRTTWLPDEQIVGYPESYIHRPHVHPFDWVAFALRQRHLIAPASRGGSVGLEMDSHFFSPKAYRALFNAIPEWKLVDCFELVNWVRSVKSDAEVQLMRQAGMVCSEAMRAAIDTIDIGVRQCDAAAAISQAQITGTDQFGGDYPAIVPMMPTGEAADTPHLTWHQGTFVGGEAVVVELTGAHNRYHCPLARTVSLGPVNKDVDYVAGATAEGLNNVLDAIAPGVPTRELASTWNWTLAKYGLEKPSRLGYSIGIGYPPDWGERTISIRTEDETILEENMTFHIVCGMWMDGYGFELSESVRVSATGVETFTSFPRDLIRK, encoded by the coding sequence ATGTATCTCGGATCGCAGCTGTTCACCGACGCCGAATACGAGCAGCGGCTGGCGGCTGTCCGCAAGGTGATGGACCGGCAGGGGCTGTCGGCGATCATCGTCACGGACCCGGCCAACATCTTCTATCTCATCGGGTACAACGCGTGGTCCTTCTACACCCCACAGATGTTGTTCGTTCCGATGGACGGCGACATGGTCTTCTTCGCGCGCGACATGGACGCTCGGGGTGCGCATCGCACCACCTGGCTGCCCGACGAGCAGATCGTCGGCTATCCCGAGAGCTACATCCACAGGCCCCACGTGCATCCGTTCGATTGGGTGGCATTCGCTTTGCGGCAACGCCATCTGATCGCGCCGGCGTCGCGAGGTGGCTCCGTCGGCTTGGAGATGGACTCGCACTTCTTCTCCCCCAAGGCGTATCGGGCGCTGTTCAACGCGATCCCGGAGTGGAAGCTGGTGGACTGCTTCGAGCTCGTGAACTGGGTGAGGTCCGTCAAGTCGGACGCCGAGGTTCAGCTGATGCGGCAGGCGGGCATGGTGTGCTCGGAGGCGATGCGCGCGGCCATCGACACCATCGACATCGGGGTGCGGCAGTGTGATGCCGCAGCGGCGATCTCGCAGGCGCAGATCACCGGTACCGATCAATTCGGCGGCGACTACCCGGCCATTGTGCCGATGATGCCGACGGGCGAAGCAGCCGACACTCCCCATCTCACTTGGCATCAGGGCACTTTCGTCGGCGGTGAGGCAGTGGTGGTCGAGCTGACGGGCGCCCACAACCGCTACCACTGCCCTCTCGCCCGCACCGTGTCACTCGGACCGGTGAACAAGGATGTCGACTACGTTGCCGGAGCCACCGCAGAGGGCCTCAACAACGTTCTCGACGCCATCGCACCGGGGGTACCGACGCGGGAGCTCGCTTCCACGTGGAACTGGACCCTGGCCAAGTACGGACTCGAAAAGCCATCCCGGCTCGGCTATTCGATCGGTATCGGCTACCCACCCGACTGGGGTGAGCGCACCATCAGCATCCGGACCGAGGACGAGACGATCCTCGAGGAGAACATGACATTTCACATCGTGTGTGGAATGTGGATGGACGGCTACGGATTCGAGTTGTCCGAGTCGGTGCGGGTGAGCGCGACCGGGGTCGAGACGTTCACCAGCTTTCCGCGAGACCTGATCCGCAAGTGA
- a CDS encoding NAD-dependent succinate-semialdehyde dehydrogenase, giving the protein MTTSTETPPAAQNTERRTRAAELIASLPSGLYIGGEWGQAADGATFAVENPATGEVVAHVAKGAQADAAAAIESAAATQKSWAATPPRARSDILRRAYELILERQEDLALIMTTEMGKPLAEARGEVAYGAEFFRWFSEEAVRIDGGHTTTGDGANRILVTKEPVGPCILITPWNFPLAMGTRKIGPAIAAGCTMVFKPAELTPLTTLALTEILTLAGLPAGVLNVVTTDDPGSVVETWMDSGLARKVSFTGSTQVGKLLLEQASRTVMRTSMELGGNAPFIVCPDADLDKAVGGAIVAKMRNMGEACTAANRMFVHRSVADEFATKLAERMGALNVGDGVDEGTHVGPLVERKAVDKVRTLVSDAVERGATVVVGGQEGADAGYFYQPTVLSGVDPQSELMGTEIFGPVAPVIPYDTEEEVIEMANNTPWGLVGYLFTQDVDRGLRMSSALEVGMVGLNTGLVSNPAAPFGGVKQSGLGREGGRVGIEEFLEIKYLAIPRT; this is encoded by the coding sequence ATGACGACATCCACCGAAACACCACCCGCCGCTCAGAACACCGAACGGCGTACCAGGGCAGCCGAGCTGATCGCTTCACTGCCCAGCGGCCTGTACATCGGCGGCGAATGGGGCCAAGCAGCAGACGGCGCCACCTTCGCGGTCGAGAACCCCGCCACCGGTGAGGTCGTCGCCCACGTCGCCAAGGGTGCACAGGCCGATGCCGCTGCGGCCATCGAGTCGGCCGCGGCCACCCAGAAGAGCTGGGCAGCAACACCGCCGCGCGCACGCAGCGACATCCTCCGCCGGGCATACGAATTGATCCTCGAACGACAGGAGGATCTGGCGCTGATCATGACCACCGAGATGGGCAAGCCTCTGGCCGAGGCGCGAGGTGAAGTGGCCTATGGCGCAGAGTTCTTCCGGTGGTTCTCCGAAGAGGCGGTCCGCATCGACGGTGGTCACACCACCACCGGCGACGGTGCAAACCGCATCCTGGTGACGAAGGAACCGGTGGGACCATGCATCCTCATCACCCCGTGGAACTTCCCACTGGCGATGGGCACCCGCAAGATCGGGCCTGCGATCGCAGCCGGCTGCACCATGGTGTTCAAGCCTGCCGAACTCACCCCGCTCACAACGCTTGCCCTCACCGAGATCCTCACACTCGCCGGCTTGCCTGCCGGTGTGCTGAACGTGGTCACCACCGACGACCCCGGTTCCGTGGTGGAGACCTGGATGGACAGCGGCCTGGCCCGCAAGGTCAGCTTCACCGGTTCCACCCAGGTCGGAAAGTTGCTGCTGGAGCAGGCATCTCGGACCGTGATGCGCACATCGATGGAACTGGGCGGCAACGCACCGTTCATCGTCTGCCCCGATGCCGACCTCGACAAGGCCGTCGGCGGCGCAATCGTCGCCAAGATGCGCAACATGGGTGAGGCCTGCACGGCGGCCAACCGGATGTTCGTGCATCGCAGCGTGGCCGACGAGTTCGCCACGAAGCTGGCCGAACGGATGGGCGCGTTGAACGTCGGTGACGGCGTGGACGAGGGCACCCATGTGGGGCCGCTCGTCGAGCGCAAGGCCGTCGACAAGGTCCGCACCCTGGTCTCGGACGCCGTCGAACGAGGGGCCACCGTGGTGGTGGGCGGTCAAGAGGGCGCTGATGCCGGCTACTTCTATCAGCCGACGGTGCTTTCGGGCGTTGACCCGCAGTCCGAGCTGATGGGCACCGAGATCTTCGGGCCGGTGGCACCGGTCATCCCCTACGACACCGAAGAGGAGGTGATCGAGATGGCCAACAACACTCCCTGGGGTTTGGTCGGCTATCTGTTCACCCAAGACGTCGATCGTGGACTGCGGATGTCGTCGGCACTCGAAGTCGGAATGGTGGGCCTCAACACAGGTTTGGTCTCCAACCCTGCAGCACCCTTCGGTGGGGTGAAACAATCCGGATTGGGCCGCGAAGGCGGCCGGGTCGGGATCGAGGAGTTCCTCGAGATCAAGTATCTCGCCATACCGAGGACCTGA